The Xanthocytophaga agilis nucleotide sequence GATAACTGTATCAAGACAATACTTATACCTCCTTCTGCAAGAGCCTAACACTAACCATAAATCTGAGCTATCATGAAAAAAAAGCCTGAAGATTATTCCCATATCAAGGGATGGGGAATAGATGCTGATCCGGAAAATGAACCAACCTATCCAATTAAGAAGTATACCGGTGATGACCACAAACGTCTTTCGTATGCCAAACCGCCACAGCAGCCAAGCAAAGTGGAGATACTACATTCTAATGAACGTCCTGGTCTGACTTCTGTTTTTGGTACATCGTCTCCTCCATCAGGTTTGAGTGGCCTTATTCGCCGGCATGCCTTTACATATAGTGAAGGTAACTGGGGTCACTGGCTATCACTGATACTGGCAGATCGTATCAATGTGTGGGAAGGTATTGCCTCGGATCTGATGCATGGTTATATTCCAAATATATTTGCAGAACGTGGATGGAATGCTGAACTCAAATACAATCGAAAGGGTGCTATTCAAAAGGTTGTTACAGGAGTATTGGTTGCAACGGTTGCAGCCGGCTTACTATATAGGCTAACAAGAAAGAAGAAAAAGACTCACTGGCTGTAACTTGGTCCAAATATATACTTTCTCCCAGAGAAAGGACGTTACCTACTTTTGCTAGTCTGGGTACTCAGATATATCCAGGCCAGCAAAAAAAGAATCTCTATTGTACCATCCAACATGTAAATATTGGAGATTACATCTGAGAGAGAATAATAAAAATCCACAGAGATAAATGCCAGGGCTGTTAATGCCCCAAGCAGAAACGCAGGCCTGGCATCTGTGTGAACAAACAAAAAGCTTCCCAGAGTTAACGAAACTGGTATAAGCAGAGCACCTACTGTTTTTACAAGCCAGATATCTTTTTTATATCCAGTTATCATCATAAAACTTTCTATATCTATCAATGGCCAAAGGGCTGTTACTAAAATATAAACACTCTGGATTTTTATCAACCATCTGAATAATTTCATTTCCTATTATATGTAAGTGCTTTTAGATTTATAAAGCAGGACATTGTATAACCTGTTTATCTGTTCATTAGAAATAGATAAAAAAGCCTCTCTGAATCAGAGAGGCTTTTTCGTAAACCCATTTATGCTGATATATACATAAACCTTATGTCCTTCATGAAATATTTGTATATCTGGCCATTTATCTCTCCATCTGCTCATTTTACAGTTCTGTATAGCAGATTAGAAGCCAGTGCTATTTCCTTATCTGTTCTTAGTAAGGGCTCTACAAAGTTCACCATTGGGATTTATGTATAAAAGAGGATAAATACGCAATTACCAAAACAGGTATTTAACGCAAAAACGAAATAAATATCATCTACTGTCTTCCTCAAAGGTGTTTCCCACTCCTGATGTAAAGTCTTTCGGATCTCAGCTCGAACAGTTCTTCTCTATTGAGCCAAGGTCTTTTCCTGAAAAGAAAAAGGATGGGGCACACTAAAAAACAACTATTCTTCTGTTTGTTTCCGCAATACTTCATGTGTACTTATATCCTGCATTATTACCCGTTTGATACGACTTACATACTCATCTACTTCCTCAATCTTTTCTTCGTATACAGCTTGTACAGCGGTACTTATCTCCATCTGATTGACCATGGAAATAAGCATATTTTTCCGTTCCTCCAGAATTCGCATCGCCATCCATAAAGTTTCTTCCAGTTGTCTGTCTTTGTCTTCCAGAAGGGTTTGAGCAGTGTAGGCATGACCTGCATGGCAACGATAGCGAACCACATTGCCATGTTTCATCTGCCACAAGGGTCCTCCACAATCCGGGCAGATAAACACAGAACGTTCGCCAAGTTCTTCTACATTTTCAGAAGAAGTTGTTATCCGTTCTGCAATAGCAGCCTCAACCTTGATATCATCCGGAATCGGATGTTTTTCTACCTGCCGATACACAAGTTCATTGATTAGAATGCCGATCTCAGCTGCAGGAACATTATAGTTTACATCCATATGTAATAAGACATTTCCAGGCATATCCCGATAAGGAGCTTCAGAAGGGTCCTGAACAATTGTGATTCCTTTGCTACGTCTTATAGCATCCATTCCCACAATCCCATCATACAACATTCCGGTTAGAATGACTCCTATCGCTCTGGAACCATGATAGGCAGCTGCAGAACGAAACAGTGTATCAATGGATGGCCGAAATCCGTTTTCACGTGGTCCTTTGGTCAGACGAATGTGAATGTCCGTTAATAACAGATGGCAATCTGCTGGTGCAAGGTAGATAGTACCATATGTTATAGATTCATTTGCTTCAGCAACCTTGCATGGGAGTACGGTATGCTTTTGAAGTGTAGCAACAATACTTTCTGCAGAAGAAGCGGCAGATAAATGCAGCACAATAAAGACTGCTGCAGGTAGGTCTTTTTCTAATGGTGTAATTAGGGTAATGAGGGTTTCCAGACCTCCTGCTGATGTACCAATAACAACAATATCATGTCTGTTCATAATGTAGTACTAATCAGTAGTGAAAAAAAATAGTGAAAAAACGAAGTGTCTGTTATTTCATAAATGTATACTTTACATAAGAAGTACAACCGGCTCTAATAGTAGGATTTTTTGCTACAATTGTTTCTGTTTCTAGGCAATATTTGTTAACTCTGCACGAATTTACTGTCGTTTTTTCATAAAATACCTGTTATAGTCAAAGTAAGGCTCTGAAAAACAGTATAATTTCTAAAAATGAAATACTGTCTGAATACATCACTTCTATTCATAGGAATCGCTATGTGGTATACTTTGTATTTTTACCTTATCAGGATAGTATCTCTTTCAAAGTAATTAACATATAGCTAAAAAATAATGCCTTGTTGTCAGTTTAATCTGTCAGATAACTTCCCTATTATATACACAACAGTTTTTTATATTGATGAAAGAGAATGTTAAGACGCAAACCCAGAAAGAAAATACTGATACAACAGGTTCCGACACTAAAGAACTACCAGAGGATACATCTCTAACTTCATTAACTAAAAACAGGCGGTTTACTATTGTAGGTATGGGTGGTTCGGCAGGCTCGCTAGAAGCTATCGAAGAGTTTCTTCAAAGTGTTCCTTCTGACAGTGGGATTGCCTTTGTGCTTGTCAAACATCTTGACCCTACTCACGAAAGTGTGTTGCCAGATCTGCTTCAACGTTGTACCCTAATGCCTGTAAGCACTATTGAAGATGGCATGGAAGTACACCCCAACCATGTATATGTAATCCCTGAGAACAAAGATCTGGCGATAATGAATGGTCAGTTAGTGCTTCTTGAACCTTCCAAACCACGGGGTTTCCGCATGCCTATCGACAACTTTTTACAAAGTCTGGCCGAGGACTGGGGCGAAAAAGCTGCCTGTATCATTTTTTCAGGGATGGGTTCAGATGGCGAACTGGGAGCTCGTTTTATTAAAGAAAGCGTAGGACTCGTCATCGTGCAGGATCCGGCCACTGCCACTTATGATAGTATGCCCCGAAGTGCTATTCAAACAGGAACACCTGACTATATAGTTTCACCTGCAGAAATGGCAGGCAAACTCATCGATTATGTTAAATATCCTTCGAAAAAGCTAGAGAAAAAACACCAGAGTACAGATAAAAAAATGGCTGTTGCCCTGCAGAAGGTCTTTATATTGTTGCGTTCTCAGACTGGCCATGATTTTTCTTTGTACAAACGCAACACCATTATGCGCCGAATGGAACGTCGTATGCAAACCAATCAAATCTTTGATTTGGAAGAATACGTCCGTTTTTTACAGGAACACTCTACTGAAACCGAAAATCTTTTTAAAGAATTGCTCATCGGGGTAACAAAATTCTTTCGTGATGCACCTGGCTTTCTGGCACTGGAAGAACGCATTTTACCAGAGTTGCTTAAAAAGAAAGGGAAAAATGATACATTTCGGGTATGGATTGTAGGCTGCTCCACCGGGGAAGAGGCTTATTCCATAGCAATTCTAATACGTGAATGTATCAACAAACTCAAAATCAGGCCTAACTTTAAAGTACAGATCTATGCCACAGACCTGGATGCAGATGCCATTAAAAAAGCTCGAAGCGGATTGTATATGGCTAACATCAGCAATGACATGTCTGCCGACAGGCTCGACAGATGGTTTATAAAAAAAGATGATCAATACCAGATTGTTCAGGAAATTCGGGAAATGGTCATCTTTGCTGAACATAATCTCCTCAAGGATGCATCCTTTACAAAGCTTGATCTACTTTGCTGTCGCAATGTGCTAATCTATTTTACACAGGAATTGCAGAAAAAGTTATTGCCAATGTTTCATTATACGCTCAATCCGGGAGGCGTTTTATTTCTGGGCCCTTCGGAAACAATCAGTGGACATGAAGACCTGTTTGTCTCTGTTGACGTAAAATGGAAGCTATACAGACGACGGGATAATACTTCCTCTATCAATAAAATAGCAGAGTTCCCCAATACTACTATCCTACCCAAACTACCTATTACATTGCCTGCACAGAAGAAACAGCCTAGTCGGCAACCTAGCTTTCTGACTGATCTGACCCGTAAACTGCTGCTTGAAAAACA carries:
- a CDS encoding chemotaxis protein CheB; the encoded protein is MNRHDIVVIGTSAGGLETLITLITPLEKDLPAAVFIVLHLSAASSAESIVATLQKHTVLPCKVAEANESITYGTIYLAPADCHLLLTDIHIRLTKGPRENGFRPSIDTLFRSAAAYHGSRAIGVILTGMLYDGIVGMDAIRRSKGITIVQDPSEAPYRDMPGNVLLHMDVNYNVPAAEIGILINELVYRQVEKHPIPDDIKVEAAIAERITTSSENVEELGERSVFICPDCGGPLWQMKHGNVVRYRCHAGHAYTAQTLLEDKDRQLEETLWMAMRILEERKNMLISMVNQMEISTAVQAVYEEKIEEVDEYVSRIKRVIMQDISTHEVLRKQTEE
- a CDS encoding CheR family methyltransferase; protein product: MKENVKTQTQKENTDTTGSDTKELPEDTSLTSLTKNRRFTIVGMGGSAGSLEAIEEFLQSVPSDSGIAFVLVKHLDPTHESVLPDLLQRCTLMPVSTIEDGMEVHPNHVYVIPENKDLAIMNGQLVLLEPSKPRGFRMPIDNFLQSLAEDWGEKAACIIFSGMGSDGELGARFIKESVGLVIVQDPATATYDSMPRSAIQTGTPDYIVSPAEMAGKLIDYVKYPSKKLEKKHQSTDKKMAVALQKVFILLRSQTGHDFSLYKRNTIMRRMERRMQTNQIFDLEEYVRFLQEHSTETENLFKELLIGVTKFFRDAPGFLALEERILPELLKKKGKNDTFRVWIVGCSTGEEAYSIAILIRECINKLKIRPNFKVQIYATDLDADAIKKARSGLYMANISNDMSADRLDRWFIKKDDQYQIVQEIREMVIFAEHNLLKDASFTKLDLLCCRNVLIYFTQELQKKLLPMFHYTLNPGGVLFLGPSETISGHEDLFVSVDVKWKLYRRRDNTSSINKIAEFPNTTILPKLPITLPAQKKQPSRQPSFLTDLTRKLLLEKHTPPAVLIDENGTILYVNGRTGKYLELYPGQMAMNVFDMAREGLGFELRNAVLRAYTQQEPVVINEVRVKTNGSFSLIRLKVDPIEQPLEMKGLLLVVFEDLPQVKRTRIVNRNGSTDTEKDRLIAELEKELRFTKEHLQHTIEEMETSVEELKSTNEELQSTNEELQSTNEEANTAKEETQALNEELLTVNMEFRAKTDELTEINNDMANLLNSSDIATIFLNQKLEIKRFTNRATKIVNLIQSDIGRPVAHISTNLNYNHITRDAKEVLDLLQPKELQVEAKNGQWYAMRINPYRTLDNFIGGVVISFIDITTLKQLERAAIRLTENIVQTIRHPMVVLNSSFRIVSVNYSFLQLFSLSEPQVSGEVIFTIGGGFLRIPALRELLEELPRHETQFNNQVLNHTFDGVGTKNIVINSHRIVQQETSAELIVISIEEAV